In Besnoitia besnoiti strain Bb-Ger1 chromosome I, whole genome shotgun sequence, the genomic window GACCGCGGGAGACCATGGAGCCGGAGTTTCGAATAGACATCATCATCCCGTAAACACTCCCCTCAAGTCCTGGCAATGAGTGTCGCCCTGGAACATACCAACGCAGTGAGCCAAAATCCTAACCGGGAGGGCATATAGAAGCGGTCAAGACCAGCAATGGAAGGAGCTGGATCTCTGCCGTCTAAGGAGAAAGTCGTGCAGCATTACTTATCCGACGCATGGTTAATGGACCTTACCGCTTCGATCAAGACTCCGCCACTCAGGACAAACGCTTGATTGCTGATACCAAGCTTGTGATTGAAGCCGGTGACCAGAATAACTAGAAAGGGGGAAGGCGGTTGCGGATCCAGATTCACTGCTTTCATGTTGTGTGTAGAGCCTACCAGGGGAAATATATATAGGGAGAGAAACTATTATGGTCCAGAACAGAGTTTGCCGGAACCCTGCCTGCCTAAATACGAATCGGTAGAGAACCACTCCAAGCAGAGCTGCTATGCCGTAGGTGAATCTGCGGAAAAGGGAAGTAGATGCTGCTGTTCCACTTCGGAAGCACGCAGATATGTTTTTATGTGTCCTACCTCAGCGTGCCCATGAAAGTGGGGGAGAAGCCGAGTTTGTttgagaaaaagaagaacaGTGCATCGTCGTAGTCGGGGCCCGCCATGTAGATGAAGATGTACAGCGCAGGACCCCAAATCACAGCTGTTATTTACGCGTCATTTGATTCAAAAGCCTCTGGGCCCTCCTCCTCAGAGTAGCGTACGCTGTTTCAGAAATGTGCTGAGCTCGCGGAATTGCGCCTTGAAGTCCCGTGCTGGTGGGGTTGTGACATCGTTCATGAAGAAGGAAATGAAGGTTATGAAAAGTGGAAATGTCGCAGTTGCGACGAAGATGCCTAATGAGATAAATGAATCATGGGTTCACTTCAGGGAGGGGTGAGGTACTGCACGGCCCTACTTCCTTTTGATGTTTTTTCCAGAAGGTAGCCTGATAAGTACGCGACGGCCAAACTGCCAACGGCCTTCGCAGTGATGAAGTCTGACACGTTCTCCGCGCTCTAGAAAATGTGGATGTATAAAGATGCGTCAGCACGATGAAATCGCAGTTTCTCGTTCTCACTTGGTCTAATGTCTTCCCCGTGGTGCTCTCTACAACGAGGGCTTCCGCCACAGCCGAGCAAAAGGCAGCGCAGAGCTGAAGCAGGTGACGTGTCTACAAGCACGCAAGTCGGGCTCTCGTTACAAACTTACCGAAATGAGGAAAAGTGATGCGACCGCAACCGAGACCTAAAATGCAAAGGTTGGGGTTCATGATAGGGGGTGGGCACGGCGAGACATACCGAAGCAGGAGCAAGGCCCAGCATCAGAAAGCCGATGGCCTCCAATGTGCTAAACACTATCATATATGGTTTCCTCCGATAACCAAATACAGCGAATGTATctgagaggaaggcgaagaacgGTCTGCAACGCAGAATTCGATATAGGGTGGATTCTTTCACGCATCCCGGACTCGTGATTTGTACTTGAAAACCCATGGCAGAGCAGGCGCAATGAAAATGGCCGAGACCTCGGGGGGAGAAAGGCCTGTTTTACGGTCGCACTATACTCTTGGTTCAAACGTATCGTTGCAAAGAGATTACCAAGGTCGTCTTTTAGCAGGTAATATATGGCCAGAGCCGCAAGGTGAGTAAGACCCTCGGAAAAACCAACGAGGTATCTGCACGTTGAGGGCGGTTACAGACGCACGGCAGCGCACAACGAACGACGGCCCGTTGCAACCTACATCACGAACTGCGTAAAAGTCAACTTTTCTAAATATCCCGCCTCGGTCCACGGAATAAGGGGAACCTCGTCCACTCCGTCACTAAGGGCAAACGACGAGAGGGTTCGAGTACGAATAGAGCACGACGCAGTCACTTGGTGGACGGTCCCCGCTTACCCTGATCGGACCTGTCTTCCAGCGTGATGATCGTTGCACCAGCTTTCTTCTTGAACTCTTCAGCAGTAAACATGTTCACTTACAGCCTCAACCTCTTCGTATCCAGCAAAAGCAGTTCGGACTCCCACGCCCCGCATTGTGGTTCCGGGTTTCTATAGCTACGTCTCACGCGGTTAATACTGAGTTACAATGACCAGTGCAGGCGAAAAACTGTATCAAATGCCGCGTCATGCAGGTGTTTCAGCCTTCGTCGCTACAACACTTCGTAGGGGATCCCGATCGAGCGGTCGACAGTCACACTTCGACGCGTCACGCGGCAGTGTAGCGACAGCGGGCTCCTTGGCAACCACCACAAAAACTCGGAGTTCTCATACGCATCCGTCGTGAAGCACAACCATCGCTTGTCTTTCATATGTACAAGATGATGCTAGAATGGCAGCGGTATTCGGTTTTCTGGGCGATGAGCATTGCGGGAGGCCCCTGTGTGGGACAGATCGGCCACCGCAGCCGACATCGTATGCAGCCGACCACTGAGCCCTGTCCTTGAACATTTACACGCaacaggcgaagacgcacaaTACAAAAATACTAGTTCCAAAACCCCTTTCTTGTCGTGGACTGTACAACTGCACATACCAGGCTCCCACCAACCCTACTtccccctctgcgtctgtctgtctacAAGACGAACAGATATGTTTGTGTTTACGGAATTTCGCAGGCAGTGCTCATGTCCTGCTGCACCGTTTTGCACGTCGAAGTCGAAAAAACCTGCCACCTGTTGGTAGCGTGATTATGAGCGAGTGAGTGCGTGGAAGCGGTGGCATCGTCTGTGCCAGCTCCTGGATGTCGATGCCACTGTGAGCCCTGCGCGATGGTTGTGTGCATTTGAAAGATCTTCGCGGCTGAAGTGTCTCCGACAGATTCAAAGGAAGCGTACTGTCGGTGCTTGTTGACTCGCTTCCTCCAGTGTAATATCGCCCTGCAGCTCCCCTGTTGGCGAGGCTCAACTGTGCAGCGGAGTGAATTCTGAGCCGAGACAGGTGAATCCTTCGCCCGATCTAGGCTTCCACTTTTATCTGCTAACTAGAGTTGTGATATAAAATTTCCTTGGGCGTGACATCACGTGATACGGAACTCGCATGATCCTCCTGACTGGCGGTTTGCGTTGAGACAGAACCCAAGCAGTACCACAGCGACACACTGAAGCGATATCCGAAGAATGCATCCACATGCCATTAATAGATGTCCAGTTACGGAGACCACCGCCAGCCTGCCAGAATTAGGCACTGGCACACGAAGCGAACATCTGCACACTGCGGTATCGAGAAACATTCCGAGCCAGGAAGGAAAGAGCTCCGACGCTTGCTCTTCACCTGCTACTGTGTGCCTGTAATAAAGGTGTAACTGCGTCGGACGCCATACCTTCAGGCACCCGCTGAAGCGTGACACACCATGATGCCCATTGAGGGAAACAAAACACATAGTTGGTCTGAGTGTCTTCCACATCTTGATGGCATGACCAGCCGAGGCGTGCTGCAGGGCAAACTTAAAAGTGAACATCGCGAGATCGCTAACCCGCTGCCCAGCAAACCGAGAAATCTGTTGAACACCTCTTGCCACAGTGAAGTCAGACGAAAGCACCAGCGAAAGCGGTAAGACGCGCATTCCGCAGCTTCGCTTTGGTAATCTCCAGCTGCGAACACCACAAGGGAGAAGGACATCGGCAGACGAAGTGTGCCTTGTATCCTTGCTACGTTCTGTTGAAACATACTTAAGCCCGCCTCGATCTCGTGTGGTGTCCTACCGCAGTCGTTCGCGTCAGCTACCCAGTGCCACAACTCAAGAGTTGAAACCGCCCGTTTCGCAACCTGACACAACCTTACTTGAGTGTTGACGAAGTCAACGAAACCTCTGGAGTTTTCACTCATGGGAACAATCGGCTTGATAGCGTCCTCGTGCAAAGTTTCAAAACCGACTCTGCAACAAACACACGACAGACGAAGCCGCGTCGTTTCAGAATTGGGAACAGAAACGGATCCCACAGTGTGTGGAAAAACAACTACCACTTTACCTGTTGTTGACTGTTGAATAGAGCTGCTCGAGCCTGCACAAGTCCTCCTCCGACAAAGCATGAAAATCAAACGCATTTCCCTTTTGGCACTTGCCAACAAGCTGTCGGATCTCTTGTGCTTCGGAGGCCCTGAAAAACACGCCAGCATCGATAAACCGGCAACGCAAATGCTCTCCTTCCTGCCCTGCTGACAATTTCAGCTTGTAGATCTTTGCCGAGATTGGCCCAGATGTAGCACGTGAGAACTACCACGCGTATCAAAGAACTTGCGCTGATCGGGAGTGATCCTTGAGATTCGTGCAGATGTACGAAGCCCGGTGCGTGATTCTCTTACTTGACTGTAAAGGAATCTAAAAACTCCTTTTCCCGCTTTTGAAAGACAGCAGCCACTCTCTCTACGACAGATCCTGCAGGGTTGGCCGCCGTGGTAGACAGATTCACTTTTGCCAGCTCCTGCAGCGAGGCCTTGAAATGTGCCCCGACAGGGTCCTGCCAACAAGTCAACACCCGAAAATACGCGTTTCCAATCCATCTGCCGACTTTGTAGCTCGACTCTACAGTCGCCTTTCGGAGACATTCTATACCACAAACATGCGCGAGTCCGATTATTCTCCCACTTATCGACAAACATGTGCTGTTCTGCGAGCCACACGTGGACCATTAGCTGCCACGCGCGGACAGGTGCACCGTGCGCGCATCTTGTGCAGTCAACTCAGGTGTTCCTAATGGTTGCGGAAATTGCTAGAAGGGAAGCGTACCATCACGTTGTCGGAGCCGGACAAGCCTTGGAGAGCGCTTCGCATCGCCTCCTCTTGAAGCTGCGGTCGGCTGCCATACGTATCTCTGAAAGATGCAACAATCTCGCGAACCATCACCTCCTGCAGAGAGCCCTGGATAAGCTTCTCCGCTTGCTGAATGCCGTTGAGCTTCTCAACCAGACGCTCTGTAAGTTGACGTCTCATCTGGGAAACCAGTGCCTTTTTGTAGGCTGCGATCTGATCCTCTACCTCTCCACGGAACTTGGAGAGGTAGTCGAGGCACTTTGTATCATTGGCATACTGTTTCATCTGCTTGTAGACGGACTCTTCACCCATGTTCTTGTTTTCTTGAGCAGTATGAATCAGAGCCTTCTCTTCCTTCCAGAGCTTTTCGCGAATATCGCGACTGCGCAAAGCCAGTCCCAAATAGGTACGCGTGTGCGGAATACTGCACGACTATGCAGGTTCCAGTGCCCTGTGGATACTCTTATTACGTGGTACAAAACGGCGCCGTCACTCCATGAGTCGCAGTGAGGAAAGCGAAGGAAGAAAGCACTGCACTGCCTGTGATGACCGGGTTGCTGTCTGAGCAGATCTTCAAAATGGTCGGAGAGTGCTCCACTATCCCGGATATGCAACAtctgcgcggcagaggcacaTTCAAGAACAATTCGAATTTACTATCATTGGGCACGAAACCCCCCCGCTCCGTGGTTACAGCGCGTGAGCGCGGGCCTATTGCATGGGGTTGAGTGCCTCGCTGACCCGGGAGGTGCGTCAGAATTTCTTGCAGCATAACGCTACCGGCGTGGTGGCCCAAAGTGATACGCAGGGCGAGTCACTGCGTGGAACACACTAGTCCACTTACTAAAAGTAGGATCCTAGCATGTAGAAAACAGCGCCGAAGGGAAACGTCTTCGAGTAGAACCAGGCATTGCTCAGAACGGTGTTGGAGAAGCCAAACCACACGCCTAGGAAGCAGAGACCATATGAGGACACCTGCAGtacacaaacacacaaaaaaAGGTCTGTTATGTCGCCCACGCTTTGCAGGCAGGAAAGCCTACAGGAAGACGGGGAAAAATCGGACAGAGACACTGAGTTTCGCTGTAGGTGGTACGGCACCCCGGCGTAGTTTACTCCCTTACCAGGTTATTTGGCTTTTTGTACTTGAGCTCCACCAACTCCTcgggcttcgcggcgcgttgGCGCAGGCAGTACTTGTAGCAGTCCTCCTCAGAGAGCTCGAAAAGGACGGCAAGCTCTGCAAAAAATGGAAGGACTAGGGAGACGCCTCCACTCCGCACTCGCCCTTCTGCCCAGAATCACCTAACTGCACGAACTGCAGACGACGGTTTCAGTTGACAGAGGATGCACAAGCATGGGAAAACGACCTCGCGTGTGCACTACACCCGCCAAATCAGAATTTGGACATCATTGTAAAAAGAAGCCCCTCACTTCTCGGTCACGCCTTACCTGGGTAGTGAAACTTGTAATCACCAGGAAAGGCGATCTCGAAAGCGTTGATCTCCGTGTCACTGTATCCATTTTTCCAGAGGCACTCGAGTAGCTCCTTCTTCGTTACGTACACATCCTTCTCCACGGTCAAGCCGTTCTCACACCTGCAGTCCAAAACAGGTCAGTCCCCGACAGCGAGTTGGACATTCAGTGTTCAACAAGCATGCACAGGTGATAAAAGCGGTAATCCACTTGTATCCCGCTCCGAAACGTGCATAACATGGAACTGACAGTCACATTCAAAATCGACACCCTCCCACTCCCACCTTGCTCCTGCCATCGAGTCCTTTTCCCTTTTACCAGTAGCAAAACACCACGATAGCGTGGCTCTACCGAAAACACAAGCGTCCAATCCTCTAGAGCACATGCCTTGCCATTCGAGTTTGCACGTTTGCACACGGGAGCAtggaggcgctgcacacACCACCTCGGAAAGCTGAGGCATCAGCGTCGAGCTCTCCAAGCCTGTGTCGTCCTCCTTACCTCCTTGCAAACTGAATGAACGCGTCTTGGCGTCCTTCGACATCGGTGACAAGCTTCAAAAACCTAAGAAAGAGGGGTGCTTCCTTTGTAAATTTGGCGAAGTCATCCCTACACGCAAGGATAGAGAGCGGCGCTGACCATGGGTTTACATGCATCAGATATCGACAGAGAAGCTAGCGACCCGAGAGGGTCTCTAGCTTCTCTGCCAGTGTCACACTGTTCTGAAGTAGCCAATCTGCAACCTGCCGTCGCCACTCCAAGGACTCTTCGTGGCGTAACGCACACGCACCGCCTCCGTGATTTTTAGTCTCCAAATTAGGTAAGCCCGCATTAGTTTGCCAGATAATGTACCCCCACTCCTCGCAACGCCGCCTACGCCATCTTCCGTCACGTCCGCCAACTGCCTCCCGTCATGATGCACAGATGGGCATGCTCTCGATCCCGGGGATGGCAAACCGATCCAGATACCCGCCATCACTCACTTTGATGGTTGAGACAGAATTATGTCATCAAACATCGTGTCCGTTGTCCACGGCTTCGTAATGCGGTACTTGGTATACTGAACCTTGGAGAATGACCAGTTAGATCCCATGGTAGCGTATCGACGGCGCTGGCTCTGCGTGGCGGGTCCAGATCCGAGGACACACGGCAAAGCACCCAGCTGCGATGGGAAAGCTGGGCCAACACCAGTGTGCCATCCTTGAAGAAATAAGCCGGAGACACTTGGGCCCTGACCCAAGAGCCTCCTGCCCGTGGCCAGACCGTCGCAGGTCGCGTGGCCTGGAGTTGGCGTTTGACGCGCCGCTAGTAaacgcgcagaagacggGAGCCTCATCATGCCAACTGCGTCGAAGAATCAAGAACAATACGGGGGTGACTCAAATTGACTGAGGCACGTTTACCCTGAGGATTTAAATCTTGGCCGCACAAAGCACTGGCACCCTATGCATGCAACACGGGCCACCCACTGTGTTCCCGATGAGCACTCACCCCTAAAATACCACAAAGACCATCccacagacgccgcaggacgcgctGTCGTGGAAAACATAAACTTCAACAGCTCTTTGCCGATTTGTTGGGCCGGTCGGCGCTTGCTAGTGCATCACGGCAGTCGGCGACCGTAAAGTAGGTATTCAGGACGCTGAGACACaaacgaggcggaggcgccgcccacCTTGCCGGCTACAGCGAACAAGCACAGGAGACAGGccgccctgcggcgtcgccagcgaaCCACCAGTTGCATGCACCGCAGCCGACTGTCGTCTCTCGGGCACTCCGCCGAGCAacccttcttctccgccagTACGCTGCGTCTTCAAGTGCGAACAACGTGGTAACTTTGTGCTCATACACTTCCGAGAAACCACAGTTGAGCTTCTCCTTGTCACAACGCAATGCTTATCCCTGGCGGTGGGCGCGCAGTCCTTCGGGCCTGTGGAGATCCGTGATCAAAGGTAGTGACATTGTTTCGCTCCGCCGGTAGCCGTTTGCACATGCACTGAGGCCTGTTTGAGGCACAGATGGGACTATATGGGACGCGTGTTTTTTTAGCTGCTCTTCCCAACACTCGATACGGCCCAATAACTGCCACATCCAGCCACGGCCGATGGTGCCCGGCATCCATGTATATGGTATATTTAGGTTTGCGAAGAGGAAGTGCGGGCACCGGCATTTGATTTGCGCTTAGAAAGCCTCTAAGGAGCCTGCCCCAGAATACACTCAAGTAAAAATTATGCTGTTGTGTTAGAAGGGCATAGAACGACGGCGCCTCTCTGTAGTCAATCCCTGACGAAATGCTTTTCGCAGGCGCTCTCTCCCCtgcctccccgcccccccccccctcttcgGGCGCTGGATATCCTGCAATGTGCAACAGTGACGAATATATGATTTTAGATATCGCTCGCCCCATAAGCGACCGGAAACATCACCTCGCGTGGCCACGGCTCCGCTGGGTCGGCGGGGTTTCTCAGTGGTGAACTGTTGGCATACGGCGGGAACACCTCGCTCGTTGAGATCGCGGCAGCCACCAGTAGCAGAAAACATTCGACCGTCTCTAGCAATAAAAGAGTAGGGTGCGAGCAGAACCCGTAGAGTGATGCTTGTTGGCTTGTGTCTCGTAGCGGGGCTACACCTGCTACGCTCATATTAAATAGTGAATGAGCGATTGG contains:
- a CDS encoding putative folate/biopterin transporter (encoded by transcript BESB_009900); this translates as MRGVGVRTAFAGYEEVEAVRSGDGVDEVPLIPWTEAGYLEKLTFTQFVIYLVGFSEGLTHLAALAIYYLLKDDLGLSPPEVSAIFIAPALPWVFKPFFAFLSDTFAVFGYRRKPYMIVFSTLEAIGFLMLGLAPASLCAAFCSAVAEALVVESTTGKTLDQSAENVSDFITAKAVGSLAVAYLSGYLLEKTSKGSIFVATATFPLFITFISFFMNDVTTPPARDFKAQFRELSTFLKQPVIWGPALYIFIYMAGPDYDDALFFFFSNKLGFSPTFMGTLRFTYGIAALLGVVLYRFVFRQAGFRQTLFWTIIVSLPIYISPVILVTGFNHKLGISNQAFVLSGGVLIEATAEIQLLPLLVLTASICPPGLEGSVYGMMMSIRNSGSMVSRGLSALFAWAAGITATNFIHLSSYILLCGAWLLLPLFFLGFM
- a CDS encoding hypothetical protein (encoded by transcript BESB_009910); this translates as MRLPSSARLLAARQTPTPGHATCDGLATGRRLLGQGPSVSGLFLQGWHTGVGPAFPSQLGALPCVLGSGPATQSQRRRYATMGSNWSFSKVQYTKYRITKPWTTDTMFDDIILSQPSKDDFAKFTKEAPLFLRFLKLVTDVEGRQDAFIQFARRCENGLTVEKDVYVTKKELLECLWKNGYSDTEINAFEIAFPGDYKFHYPELAVLFELSEEDCYKYCLRQRAAKPEELVELKYKKPNNLVSSYGLCFLGVWFGFSNTVLSNAWFYSKTFPFGAVFYMLGSYFYRDIREKLWKEEKALIHTAQENKNMGEESVYKQMKQYANDTKCLDYLSKFRGEVEDQIAAYKKALVSQMRRQLTERLVEKLNGIQQAEKLIQGSLQEVMVREIVASFRDTYGSRPQLQEEAMRSALQGLSGSDNVMDPVGAHFKASLQELAKVNLSTTAANPAGSVVERVAAVFQKREKEFLDSFTVKASEAQEIRQLVGKCQKGNAFDFHALSEEDLCRLEQLYSTVNNRVGFETLHEDAIKPIVPMSENSRGFVDFVNTQLEITKAKLRNARLTAFAGAFV